The nucleotide window CCTCGTGCTCGGCATCGTGCTCAACGGGCTCGCCAGCGCCATGTACATCGGGGCGCAACTCGGTCCCGGCCCGCGCGACGGCCTGATGACAGGGATCTCCCGTCGTAGCGGACTGTCGATCCGGCTCGTCCGCACCGTGCAGGAACTCGCGGTGGTCGGCGTCGGGTTCGCTCTCGGTGGCACGGTCGGGCTCGGCACGCTTCTCTACGCGTTGTCCATCGGGCCCCTCGTCCAGCGCTTCCTCCCGCGCCTCGTCGTCCGCCTCGTGCCGCCCGCCCGGCTCTCTGACCCGGCTCTCCCCACCGGGTCCACGCCGGGTTCGACGTCGGGATAGACCGCTTCGCGACCCCTCGAGTCGTGGCGCAGGCAGCATGTTCGTCCCCTCGACGCCGACCGGCCCGCAGCCGGGCTGACCGATCCACCGCCGGGCGCACCGCCGATCTGGGCGCCGGGGTCAGCCCTGGCCGACAGCCTTCAGATCGGCCGAGTTCCACCCGGCGCGCCGCGCCTCCGCGTGACCCTGGGGGTCGGCGACCTCCGCCTCGGCCAGCACCCGCCGGGCGTCGGTCAGGGAAGCTCTGCGAACCGGCTTGGTCCCGAGCGAGCCGACGTGGACATCGAGGGGCTGGCGTGCACGTCCGACGGCCTCGGCCGGACCGAGGGACCGAGTGGCAGCAGGGGGCGCCGGGCGGTCAGCCCTGCTTCAGCTGGTCGGCGGGCAGCCACGCCTCGACCAGCACCGGGCCGTGCACGCCGGGGACGGCGTAGGCGACCCGACCGTGCCAGCCGTCCTCCTGCTGGCGCCACTCGACCAGCAGGCCCGGCCAGGTGCCGGGGGCGTCGGGCGGGTCGTGCACCCAGCAGTGCCGCCCGGAGCCGTCCCCGGCGGGGCGGCGGGGAGCCGGCCGGGGCTCGGGCTCGGACGGCGGCGCGGGGACCCCGGAGCGCGCGGCGCGGTCGGCCAGCGAGATGCCGTGCTGCCCACGGTTCATCCCTCCGGCCACCGGGTGATGCTCTCATGCCGATCGAACACGTGTTCGACGGACGGGCTCAGCTCCCGGGGCGCGGCACGGGCAGCGCGACGGGCCCGCTGAGCCGCCACTCCCGCGGGGTGGTCCCGTACGCCTGCCGGAACCGGCGGCTGAAGTAGGACGCGTCGGTGAACCCCCAGCGCCGCGCCACCGCCGCGATCGACCGGCCACGGCTGCCGGGGTCGGCCAGCTCGGCGCGGGCGCCCTCCAGTCGCTGGTCAATCACCCACTGCTCCAGGCTGAACCCGGCCGTGGCACACAGCCGGTAGAGCTGGCGCACCGAGACGGCCAGGGCTGCGGCGACCCCTTCGGCGTCGAGGTCGGGCTCGGTGAGGTGCTGGCGCACGTAGCTGCGCACCTGGCTCAGCACCGTCTCCGCGTTCGCGTCCGCCGTCGTCGGGCCCGCGCCGACGGCAGAGGCGAGCAGCGCCCGGGTGAGGTCGACCGTCGCCGAGGCCAGCGAGTGCACCATCGGCTCGGTCGCCAGCCGTTCGGCGTCCCGGGTCACCTGCTCGAGGTGGGCGCTGACCAGCCCGTACAGCGGGCTCCGGCGGACCTGCGGGAGTGCCTGCCGGACGACGTCGACCGACAGCCCGAGCCGGGCGACGGGCACCTGCAGCGACCGGCACACCCCGTGGTCGGCCCAGCGGTAGGTCCACGGCGAGGAGACGTCGGTCAGCGTGAGGCCGCCGACCGGCACGACCCGGCGGCCCTCGAGGTGGTCCTGCAGCACCCGGCCCACCTCGTGGACGGCGAAGGACAGCAGCGGCTCGGTGTCCTCCCTGGCCTGCCGGGCGGACCGGGTGAGCTCGAGCCCACCGGTGTGCTCGGCGCGTGTGACGGTCAGCCCGCCCAGGTCCCAGGCCTCCACGTGTGACCGCGACGGCGGACGGCGCCCCGGGAAGCGGACGCGGGAGCCGATCGCCTCCTCCAGCAGCGCGCCGATCGTGGACGGACGGCGCTCGGACGGTGCGAGGAGGTCGGTGTCGACCAGCGTGACCATGGGGAGCTCTCCGGACGGGTCCGCGGCGGCGCTGCCCTGACCCCGTCGATCGTGGTGGGTCGGTCCGTCCGGTGACAAGGCACCCCCTCCCGGTGCGCCCGATCGCGATGGGCAGGCAGGGTCCGGGTCCTGGCACGGAGAGCACACCCGGTGCCGGCCGGTGCGCCCTAGCGTCGGTGCGGTCCGGCCAGCCCGCGAGGCGGCGGGCCGGGCCATGTCCAGCGCGACCGAACGCGTCGCACCCGCCCCGAGCAACGGAGCAGCACCATGCCCTTCGTCACCACCACCGACGGCGTCGAGATCTTCTACAAGGACTGGGGCACCGGTCAGCCGATCGTCTTCAGCCACGGCTGGCCGCTGTCGAGCGACGACTGGGACGCCCAGCTGATGTTCTTCCTGGCCCACGGCTACCGGGTCGTCGCCCACGACCGCCGTGGCCACGGCCGCTCGACCCAGGTCGCCGACGGCCACGACATGGACCACTACGCCGACGACCTCGCCGCGGTCGTCGCGCACCTGGACCTGCACGACGCCGTGCACGTCGGCCACTCCACCGGTGGCGGCGAGGTGGCTCACCACATCGCCCGGCACGGTGAGGACCGCGTGTCCAAGGCGGTGCTGATCAGCGCGGTGCCGCCGATCATGGTGCAGACCGAGTCCAACCCCGGCGGGCTGCCCAAGAGCGTCTTCGACGGCATCCAGGAGCAGGTGGCCACCAACCGCTCGAACTTCTACCGCGACCTGCCCGCGACGGCGTTCTACGGCTTCAACCGGCCCGACCGGGAGCCGCAGGAGGCCGTGATCCAGAACTGGTGGCGCCAGGGGATGATGGGCGGCGCCAAGGCCCACTACGACGGCGTCGTGGCCTTCTCCCAGACCGACTTCACCGACGACCTGAAGAAGATCACGGTGCCGGTGCTGGTCATGCACGGTGACGACGACCAGGTCGTGCCCTACGCCGACTCCGGCCCGCTGTCGGCCGAGCTGGTGCAGAACGGGACGCTGAAGACCTACGCCGGCTTCCCGCACGGCATGCCGACCACCGAGGCCGCCACGATCAACGCGGACCTGCTGGCGTTTCTGCAGAGCTGACGTCCGCGGCCCCGCTGCCGCCGGTCGCCACGGCCGGCGGCAGCGGGGCCGTACCGGACCGCGGCACCGGGACGACGGCCCGCACGCCCGGGACGGCGGCCGGGGTGCGGCGCCGGGTCCGGGGCTGCACCGCCACCCAGGCCGCCGTCATCAGCAGGGCCCCGACGACCACGTCGAGCACCCAGTGGTTGGCGGTGGACACCACGACCAGCGCCGTCACCGGCGCGTAGGCGGCAGCCAGCGCCCGCTGCCGGCGCGTCCGGGCCAGCCGCCAGAACACCAGGCCGCACCACAGCGCCCACCCGACGTGCATCGAGGGCATCGCGGCGAACTGGTTGACCGCGCCGCCGGCGCCGCGCACCGCCGAGCCCTCCGCACCCCACCAGCCCACCGAGGACGTCGCGGCCAGCGTGTCGGTGTAGCCGCCGACCAGCCGGGGCGGTGCGGTCGGGAAGGTGACGTAGCCGATCAGCGCGACCGCCGTGGCCAGCACCAGCGCCGTCCGCAGCCGGCGGTACTCCGCCGGCCGGGAGCGGTAGAGCAGGACCAGCGCCAGCGGCGTCACCGTGTAGTGCAGCGCCGCGTACCAGTAGGACGCGGCCACCTCCAGCGGCGGCAGCGCGCCCAGGACCCGGTTCAGGGTCGACTCGACGTCCAGGTGCAGCCACCGCTCCACCGACAGGACGTCGCGGGCGTGGCCCTCGGCGACCGATCTGTCGTCGCTGGCCACCAGCCGGATGCGGGTGTAGGCGAACAGCATCGCCAGCACCAGGGCCGTCTCCCGCAGGGCCACCGGGCAGATGCCCCAGCGGTGCCGGTGCGCCGTCCCCGCCTGCCTGACGATCGCCACGTCGTCCCTCGCTCCGCCCCGAGACCGGCCGGGCAGCCGATCGACCCACGGGCGGCAACCGGTGAGTTGATCATCGGCTTCCGGGAGGTGAGTCAGGGAACAGCGCGGTCACCCGTCCGGGGGGAGCTCCGTCCGGACGGGTCGCGTGGGGGACTGGTCGCCGGGGCCGGGCATGCCCCGGCGACGCCCTCCGGTCGGCGCGGTCTCCCGCGCCGACCTCACTTCTTCCTGCTCTTCCCGCCGCTCTTGCCCTGCTTGGCGTCCTTGACCTTGTGCTTGCTCGTGACCGGCGCGGGCTGCAGCCCCTCGGCGAGCACCCCGGCCACCGCCTGGACACCGGCGTGCGCAGCCAGGTCCTCGGTGGCCACCGGCAGCGGCAGGCACCAGTTCGGCCGCTCGTTCGCCCCCGGCATGTTCGGCCGGCGCTCCTCGGCCAGGGCGTCGTCCAGCGTCGCCGACAGCAGCACCGACGGCGCGGTGGACAGGCGGCGGTGGGCCTCCAGCACCGCCTCGGTCGGGGTGGCGTCCTCGGCGAGCCCGGCGAGGTGCTCCAGCAGCGAGCTGCGCCCACGCTCCAGGTCGGCGTCGGTGCCCAGGGAGTGCTCGCGCTGCTCGGCGATGTCCGACCCGGTCCACAGCCCGGCCACGGTCGGCAAGTCGTGGGTGGTGATCGCGGCCATCGCCTCGGCCGGCCACTCGGTGGGGGCGTCGTCCTCGAACCACAGCAGGCGGTAGCTCAGGATGCCGTGCTCGGCCATGGCCTCCCGGACGCCGTCCTCGACGGTGCCGAGGTCCTCACCGACCACGATCGCCTTCGCGCGGTGGCTCTCCAGCGCGACGATGTCGAGCATGTCCTCGTACGGGTAGCGCACGTAGGCGCCGTCGGCGGCCGAGCCGTCCGAAGGCACCCACCACAGCCGGAACAGGCCCATCACGTGGTCGACCCGCAGCCCGCCGGCACCGGCCATGGTGGCCCGGATCGACTGGATGAAGGGCTCGTAGTCGGCGTCCTGCAGGCGCCAGGGCACCAGCGGCGGGGAGCCCCAGTCCTGACCGAGGGCGTTGAAGGCGTCCGGCGGGGCGCCGACGCTCACGCCCTGGGCGAGCACGCCCTGCCAGGCCCACGCGTCCGCGCCGCCACCGGCGACACCGATCGGGAGGTCCTGGATCACGGTGACGCCCTCGGCGGCCGCGCGCAGCTGCACGTCCAGCTGCCACTGCAGCCAGGCGTGGAAGGCGATCTCCTGCTCGTGGGCCTTCGCGAAGGTGGCGACGCCCTCGCCCTGCGGGTCCTGCAGGGCGGCGGGCCAGGTGTGCCAGTCGGGGCCGTGCTCGTCGGCGACCGCACACCAGGTGGCCCAGTCCATGAGCGGCTGGCCCTGGTCCCACCACCAGGTGCGGAAGGGTGCCTCGTCGAACCCGGCGTCGAAGACCCGCTGCAGCACCCGGCGCTTGAGCGCCCAGACGGCGTCGCGGTCGATCAGCTCGCCGTCGTTCAGCGCCCGCCCGGCGTCGGCCTCGACGTCGACGGCGTCCGAGCCCGGGACGTCGGCGATGCGCAGGTAGACGGGGTTGCGGAAGCGGCGGGTGGCCGGCAGGTAGGGGCTGGCCTCCTGCTCCGGCGTGGGGGCGACCGCGTGCAGCGGGTTGACCAGCACGAAGCCGGCACCCTGGGCCTGGGCGAACCCGCGCACGGTGCGCAGGTCGCCGAGGTCGCCGATGCCCCAGCTGCCCCGGCCGCGGGTCGCGTACAGCTGCACGGCCCAGCCCCAGGCGCGCCAGTCCTCGGGCAGCCAGCAGCGGCCGGGGGAGACGATCAACGAGCGGGTGCGGCCCTCGGGGGTGCGCAGCCGGTGGTAGCCCAGCGGGAAGTCCGCGGGCAGCACGCCGTCGACGTGCCGCGTCGTCCCGTCCTCGCACTCGACGTCCCCGGCCTCGACCTCCAGGGCGTCGCCGGGGCGGGCGACGATCGGCGCCCGGTCCAGCAGGTCGGCCGGCGGGGTGCCGATGACCTCCCGGAGGCGGTCGATCGTCGCGGGGGCGACGTGGTGCTCCTCGTCGAAGGCGTCGAGCCAACTGGCGTCGATGCCCCAGGCGTCGGTCGTGGGCTTCGGCTTCGGGTCGGTGCTCGTCACGCCCCGATCCTCGACGGTCCCGGCGTGTTCTGCCCGGTGGAGCGGCTGCGCGGACCGTCACACCGGCGTCGGGTCGCTGCCCGCCGGCGGCTTGAGGGCGCCGGCCACCAGCGCGGCGACGCCGAGCAGGACGGCGACCACGGTGAGCGCGCGCAGCACGGTGACCTGCTGGCCGAGCAGACCGATCAGCGGCGGGCCGGCCAGGAAGGCGCAGTAGCCGATCGAGGCGACGACGCTGACCCGGGCGGCCGCGGCGGCGGGCTCGTCGGCGGCGGCGCTCATCCCGGTCGGGAAGCCCAGCGAGGCACCCGCGCCCCACAGCAGGGCGCCGACGAAGGCGAGCTGGGGAGAGCCGAAGACGAACAGCAGCAGCCCGACGACGGCCAGCCCGGCCAGGCCCCGGATGACCTGCACCCGCCCGTACCGGTCCAGCACGGACCCACCGAACCAGCGGGCGACGGTCATCGCGGTCAGGAACAGCGCGAAACCGAGCGTGCCGGCGGTCTCGGAGGTCCCGTGGTCGTCGATGAGCGCCACCCCCAGCCAGTCGTTGGCGGTGCCCTCGGCGAAGGAGAAGGCCATGACCACGACGCCGATCAGCCAGGTGCGCGGCTCGCGCCAGGCGGTGAGCGCGCTGCCCTTCGGCGCCGGGGCGCCGTCGGCGTCGACGTGGACGTCGCTGACGAAGCCGCGGACGGAGACCGGCACGACCACGGCGATCAGCACCGCGACACCGGCCAGGTGTGCCGGCACCCCCACGCCCAGGTGCACCATCGCCGCGCCCAGCAGCGCGCCGGCGACGGTGCCGAGGCTGAAGCCGGCGTGGAAGCGGGACATCGTGGCCCGGCCCAGGTGCCGCTCGACCACCGCGCCCTGCACGTTCATCGCCACGTCCCAGGCGCCGTTGGCCAGGCCCATCACGAACAGCCCGGTCACCAGGACGGCGACCCCGGTGACCGAGCCTGCGGCGACCACGCCCAGCGCCGCGGCCAGCGACAGGGACATGACGACGACCGTGCGGCGCGAGCCGAGGCGGGCGATCACCGTGCCGGCCAGCGGCAGGCCGATCACCGAGCCGGCCGCGATCGCCAGCAGCACCAGGCCCAGGGCGGCCGGGTCGAGGTCGAGGCGGTCGCGCACCTGCGGGATGCGCGAGGCCCAGCTGGCGAAGGCGAACCCGGCGCCGATGAAGGCGACGTAGACCCCCCGCTTGGCCGCGTCGACCTGCGCCGGGCCGGGTGCCCGGCGGGCGTCGGTGCTGGTCACTGTGCTGCTCCCTCGGTGGTGGGCCGGACGGCCCGGGCGATGATCTCGGCGGTCTCGGCGCGGGACACCGGGCCGGTGGAGAGGACCTTGTGCATGACCAGGCCCTCGATGAGGCCGTCGACCCCGCGGGACGTGGTCGGGTCGACGAAGCGCTCGAGCACGCCCCGGCTGCGGCGCATCCAGGACTCGGTGACCGTGCGCAGCGCCGGGTTGCGCAGGGCGGCCAGGAACAGCTCGTAGGACACCGCCCAGTCGCGCTCGTCGGCGTCGGCGTCGGCGTGGATGAGGGCGGTGACGGCCTCGACGACGTCGTCCCGGCTGCGGACGTCGGCGAAGTGCGCCTCGTACTTCACCGCCATCCGCTCGGCGTGCACGGTGAAGGCCTGCTCGAGCAGGTCCTCCAGGCCGCTGAAGTGGTACGTCATCGACCCCAGCGGGACGTCGGCGGCGGCGGCGACCAGCCGGTGCGTGGTGCCGGCGACGCCGTGCTCGGCGATGACCCCGATGGCGGCGTCGACGATGCGCTGCCGGCGTTCGGGGTCGTGCCGGCGGGCCGGGCGGTCCAGCTCGGCGGTCACCCGATCGACCGCACGACCCGGGCCGGGCTGCCCACGGCCACGACGTCGGCGGGCAGGTCGCGCGTGACCACGGACCCGGCACCGACCACGGTGTTGGCGCCGATGGTCACGCCCGGGCAGACGATGACGCCGCCGCCGAGCCACACGTTGTCGGAGATCGTGATGGGCTGCGAGCCCTCCCACTTGTCCCGCCGGGGGCCGGGCTCGATCGGGTGGGTGGCGGTGAGCAGCTGGACGCCGGGGCCCATCTGCACGTCGTCGCCGATGGTCACCCGGGCGACGTCGAGGCAGACCAGCCCGAAGTTGACGAAGGTCCGTGCGCCGACCGTGGTCTGGTAGCCGTAGTCGCAGTGGAACGGGGCGCGGATCTCACTGCCCGGGCCGAACGCGCCGAGCAGCTCCTCGAGCACGGCCCGCCGCTGGGCGCCGTCGGTGGGGTCCATCGAGTTGTAGCGGTGGGCGAGGGCCTGGGCGCGGGTGCTGTCCCG belongs to Modestobacter sp. L9-4 and includes:
- a CDS encoding phosphatase PAP2 family protein, which codes for MAIVRQAGTAHRHRWGICPVALRETALVLAMLFAYTRIRLVASDDRSVAEGHARDVLSVERWLHLDVESTLNRVLGALPPLEVAASYWYAALHYTVTPLALVLLYRSRPAEYRRLRTALVLATAVALIGYVTFPTAPPRLVGGYTDTLAATSSVGWWGAEGSAVRGAGGAVNQFAAMPSMHVGWALWCGLVFWRLARTRRQRALAAAYAPVTALVVVSTANHWVLDVVVGALLMTAAWVAVQPRTRRRTPAAVPGVRAVVPVPRSGTAPLPPAVATGGSGAADVSSAETPAGPR
- a CDS encoding alpha/beta fold hydrolase, translated to MPFVTTTDGVEIFYKDWGTGQPIVFSHGWPLSSDDWDAQLMFFLAHGYRVVAHDRRGHGRSTQVADGHDMDHYADDLAAVVAHLDLHDAVHVGHSTGGGEVAHHIARHGEDRVSKAVLISAVPPIMVQTESNPGGLPKSVFDGIQEQVATNRSNFYRDLPATAFYGFNRPDREPQEAVIQNWWRQGMMGGAKAHYDGVVAFSQTDFTDDLKKITVPVLVMHGDDDQVVPYADSGPLSAELVQNGTLKTYAGFPHGMPTTEAATINADLLAFLQS
- a CDS encoding helix-turn-helix domain-containing protein; translated protein: MVTLVDTDLLAPSERRPSTIGALLEEAIGSRVRFPGRRPPSRSHVEAWDLGGLTVTRAEHTGGLELTRSARQAREDTEPLLSFAVHEVGRVLQDHLEGRRVVPVGGLTLTDVSSPWTYRWADHGVCRSLQVPVARLGLSVDVVRQALPQVRRSPLYGLVSAHLEQVTRDAERLATEPMVHSLASATVDLTRALLASAVGAGPTTADANAETVLSQVRSYVRQHLTEPDLDAEGVAAALAVSVRQLYRLCATAGFSLEQWVIDQRLEGARAELADPGSRGRSIAAVARRWGFTDASYFSRRFRQAYGTTPREWRLSGPVALPVPRPGS
- a CDS encoding MFS transporter; protein product: MTSTDARRAPGPAQVDAAKRGVYVAFIGAGFAFASWASRIPQVRDRLDLDPAALGLVLLAIAAGSVIGLPLAGTVIARLGSRRTVVVMSLSLAAALGVVAAGSVTGVAVLVTGLFVMGLANGAWDVAMNVQGAVVERHLGRATMSRFHAGFSLGTVAGALLGAAMVHLGVGVPAHLAGVAVLIAVVVPVSVRGFVSDVHVDADGAPAPKGSALTAWREPRTWLIGVVVMAFSFAEGTANDWLGVALIDDHGTSETAGTLGFALFLTAMTVARWFGGSVLDRYGRVQVIRGLAGLAVVGLLLFVFGSPQLAFVGALLWGAGASLGFPTGMSAAADEPAAAAARVSVVASIGYCAFLAGPPLIGLLGQQVTVLRALTVVAVLLGVAALVAGALKPPAGSDPTPV
- a CDS encoding TetR/AcrR family transcriptional regulator translates to MTAELDRPARRHDPERRQRIVDAAIGVIAEHGVAGTTHRLVAAAADVPLGSMTYHFSGLEDLLEQAFTVHAERMAVKYEAHFADVRSRDDVVEAVTALIHADADADERDWAVSYELFLAALRNPALRTVTESWMRRSRGVLERFVDPTTSRGVDGLIEGLVMHKVLSTGPVSRAETAEIIARAVRPTTEGAAQ
- a CDS encoding sugar O-acetyltransferase is translated as MTSDERSMRDRMLAGDAYIADDPEIARDSTRAQALAHRYNSMDPTDGAQRRAVLEELLGAFGPGSEIRAPFHCDYGYQTTVGARTFVNFGLVCLDVARVTIGDDVQMGPGVQLLTATHPIEPGPRRDKWEGSQPITISDNVWLGGGVIVCPGVTIGANTVVGAGSVVTRDLPADVVAVGSPARVVRSIG
- the malQ gene encoding 4-alpha-glucanotransferase — encoded protein: MTSTDPKPKPTTDAWGIDASWLDAFDEEHHVAPATIDRLREVIGTPPADLLDRAPIVARPGDALEVEAGDVECEDGTTRHVDGVLPADFPLGYHRLRTPEGRTRSLIVSPGRCWLPEDWRAWGWAVQLYATRGRGSWGIGDLGDLRTVRGFAQAQGAGFVLVNPLHAVAPTPEQEASPYLPATRRFRNPVYLRIADVPGSDAVDVEADAGRALNDGELIDRDAVWALKRRVLQRVFDAGFDEAPFRTWWWDQGQPLMDWATWCAVADEHGPDWHTWPAALQDPQGEGVATFAKAHEQEIAFHAWLQWQLDVQLRAAAEGVTVIQDLPIGVAGGGADAWAWQGVLAQGVSVGAPPDAFNALGQDWGSPPLVPWRLQDADYEPFIQSIRATMAGAGGLRVDHVMGLFRLWWVPSDGSAADGAYVRYPYEDMLDIVALESHRAKAIVVGEDLGTVEDGVREAMAEHGILSYRLLWFEDDAPTEWPAEAMAAITTHDLPTVAGLWTGSDIAEQREHSLGTDADLERGRSSLLEHLAGLAEDATPTEAVLEAHRRLSTAPSVLLSATLDDALAEERRPNMPGANERPNWCLPLPVATEDLAAHAGVQAVAGVLAEGLQPAPVTSKHKVKDAKQGKSGGKSRKK